In the genome of Flavobacteriaceae bacterium YJPT1-3, the window TCCAGGCAGTCCAACATAACAAAAATAGGCATTGATCGGTATGAGAATCAGACCTGTATAGTTGCGATAAGACAATTTGAAAAAGTGATATTTTTCGAAAACCGACTCCAGTTGAAACAAGGTGCCCACGATTTTCTCAAAGAAAAACTTACCCAACACCAATATGCAGTAGAAAGCAATGATTTGCAGATAAAGTGCGGCTTTATTCATCACGACTTCCGGCCTGAGGGTTTCAATAGCAAAGAGAATAAAAAGGGATACGGAGATAATTTGCAGGATAAAAAGGACCATTTGGAAGGGATGGGTCAAACTAAAATCCTTGAGAGAGACCAGCAAATATTTGTCGCTGACAATGAGCTGTGAAAACTCGATAAAGCGAAGATCATTGATCAATTTGGCCGTGGTGGCCAGCACTAAACAGCTCATCAACACCAGGGTGATCCAGTCAGTATTTACGATTTCACGAGTGATGACTTCCAACGGCAAATGCTTTGTTGCGAAATTAGATAAAATCGTCCACAGTCCATCTGCAGCTACTGAAGTTTCCGTGCCAAATGTGGTACATTTGCACAAAGCTTGAATCCTATGGCCGATGCGCTGGTACTCATTCCAACGTATAATGAAATTGAGAATATTGAAAGGGTCGTTCGCAACGTCTTCGTGCAACGCCGTCCTTTCGAGATTTTGATCATCGATGACAATTCGCCTGACGGTACTGCAGCGAAAGTAAAGCAACTCCAAAACGAATTTCCGAACCAGCTCCATTTGTTGGAGCGGGACCAAAAAGAGGGCCTGGGACGAGCCTATATCGCCGGGTTTCAATGGGCCCTGGACGAAGAGTACGAGTATATTTTTGAAATGGATGCCGACTTCTCCCACAATCCCAACGATCTGGTCCGGCTGTATAACGCTTGCGCGAAAGGGGGGCTGATGTGGCCATCGGATCACGTTATGCTACCGGCGTCAATGTCATTAACTGGCCCATGGGACGAGTGCTGCTCTCTTGGTGCGCCTCGCGTTACGTACGCTGGATTACGCGCATGGACATCCAGGATACCACGGCAGGGTTTATTTGCTATAAACGAGCAGTTTTGGAGCGTTTTAACTTTGAAAAGATCCGCTTTGTGGGCTATGCTTTTCAAATTGAGATGAAATTTAAAGCGCATCTGGCTGGATTTAAATTGGTGGAAGTGCCGGTCATTTTCACCGATCGCACCAAAGGGAAAAGCAAAATGAGTTCCGGGATCATATCGGAAGCGGTTTTTGGGGTAATTGGAATGAAATTGAGAAGTTTATTTAATACTTACGAAATTTAACTATGGGGACATTATTGATCAAAGACGTACAGATCGTCAATGAAGGGAAAATAAAGCAGGGGGATGTGCTCATTGAAGACGATCGCATCGTTCAAATCGATTCCAGCATCAGCGCTAAGAATTCCAACGTACAGATTATCGATGCGGAAGGACAGCACCTTATTCCCGGTATCATCGATGATCAGGTACATTTTAGGGAACCCGGTCTGACCCACAAAGCCAACATCGCCACTGAATCGGCAGCTGCGGTTGCCGGAGGCATCACCTCTTTTTTAGAGATGCCCAATACCGACCCCCAGACCACTACGGTGGAGAAACTGGAGGAAAAGTTTGCCATGGCACAGGCTAGCAGTTATGCCAATTACTCCTTTCTTTTTGGAGGAACCAATGACAATCTCGACGAGATCCTCAAGCTGGATAAAAAGCAAGTGGCCGGATTGAAGTTATTCTTAGGGAGTTCTACCGGAGATATGTTGGTAGATGATCCTAAGGTGTTGGAAAAGATCTTCAGTAGCACTGATTTTGTCATCGCCGTGCACTGTGAAGATGAAGCTACGATCAAAGCTAATTTAGAGGAATATAAAGCGCGTTATGGGGATGATATCCCCATGGCCTGTCATCCGGAGATCAGGAGCGCCGAAGCCTGTTATCTTTCTTCCTCTCAGGCGATCGCTTTGGCCAAGAAAACCGGAGCGCGTTTGCACGTTTTTCATATTTCAACGGCAGCCGAAACTAAACTTTTCGACAATAAAAAACCGTTGAAAGACAAAAAGATCACTGCTGAGGTGTGTATTCATCACCTGTGGTTTTCTGATGAAGATTATCAGGAAAAAGGAAGCCTGATCAAATGGAATCCAGCGGTCAAAACAGCCCAGGATCGGGAAGCCTTATGGAAAGCCCTGTTGGATGATCGTTTTGACGTGATTGCTACTGATCATGCCCCTCATACGTTGGAAGAAAAAAAACAGGTATACACCCAAGCGCCCAGTGGCGGCCCCTTGGTACAGCACGCGTTGCCGGCTATGCTGGAGATGCATCATCGCGGCAAGATCAGCCTGGAAAAGATCGTAGAAAAGATGTGTCACAATCCCGCCATACTCTTTGATATTGAAAAACGGGGTTATATCCGTGAGGGCTATAAAGCGGATCTCGTATTGGTCGACTTAAATAATCCCTGGGCGGTACAGCCCGGGAATATCCTGTACAAATGCGGGTGGTCGCCCTTTCAGGGGACTACCTTCAAATCGAGAGTGACCCATACGTTTGTCAACGGACGCCTGGCCTATAAGAATTTTAAAGTTACCGACCAGCGTTTTGCAGAACGCCTAACTTTTGATCGATGAGATACCTGGTGGTCATCTTGATGCTATGGGCTATTCTGGGATGTCAGGATACAGAACAGATCGAAAAACCAAAAGATTTGATCGCTCAGCCATTGATGGAAGACATTCTCTACGATATCGCCCTGATCAGCGGGGCCCGTACCTTGAGCGTCAGTCAATTGAAACGCACCGGGATCAAACCCGACTCCATCATCTATGCCAAATACGGTGTAGATAGTCTACAGCTGGCCAACAGCATGAATTATTATGCGGTTGATTTTGATTTGTACACGGCCATGAATCAGGAGGTCGAACGCCGACTAGCTTTGGAGCGAAAAACCCTGGACAGTATTTTGGAACGGATGAAACAGGAACGCGATAGCCTGCGTGCCTTTCGTCTGCAACCTAAGGAGCAGGTCGACCAATTTAGAGATAGTTTGAGGCTTCAAGAGGATGCCAATGAAGGCTTATTGGAGCAGTCGCCCACTTCCATCCTTGATTCAACGGGCATATGATTTGAAATCAGAGCACACGCGCTCCAGGGTACGCTCGAGAGCAGTATACTGGAAGGGTATCAGAGTCTCGCTTTTACCGGCGTCATACAGTTCGCGGCTGGTCATGCTGGTGTAGGTCGTTAAAAATACCCTTCTTCTCTTTCGGGTCAATACGTGACGCAAGGTGTCAAAAATCAAAAAGAGTAGAAACATCCATTTGCGTAGAGGTTTTCTGGGTGCTTTTACCTCCAACTGCTTCGCAATTTGTGTAAGCACATCACGATGATTGGCGTTAGCGGCGACCACCACAAAGGCTTCATTTTTGATCGGACCCGTCATTAAGGTGATCAGGATTTGAACCACATCCTTCACGTCAACAAAACCGGTAGTGCCAGTAGGATAGTAGGGCAGTTGCATGGCCGCCAATCGAAAGTAAGCCCCGCTTCCTGCTCGATAGAATCCCTCTCCTAAGATTCCACCCGGATTGATGATAACAGCGTCAAGTCCTTCCTGAGTGCCTCGCCAGACCTCGAGTTCGCCCCCGTATTTAGAAATGGCGTAATCGTGGTGTTTCCGGTCCGGATCCCAGGGAGTGTCTTCATTTATAATCCTTCCCTCAACAGGATCACCCAAAGCCGCTACTGAGCTGACATAAGCGAATTTATCCACCTGATGCGCCAGAGCGAGGTTGACCATATTCGCTGTTCCTTCAATGTTTGTTTTACGAAGCGCGTGATAGTCGGCTGGATCAAAAGAGATCAGTCCGGCGCTGTGATATACCTGGCTAACCCCTTGAAAAGCCGTGTCCAGAGCCGGCAGGTCGAACAGGTCTGAGGCGATCCATTCAATCTTTTCGAAACGGGATTCCGCTTTCGCGAAAGCGAATAAACGACGCGTCTTTGCGATGGACTGCTCGGTACGATAAATGGCTCGAATCTTCGATGCTCCCTGCGTAAGTGCGAGTAAAAGATGAGCGCCAACCAGGCCGGTACCTCCGGTAACTAAAATCATGGAACTAAGGTACGCAACAAAAGTGAATGCCCGGTTTAGGTTGCGCAGTCAATGGGCTATATTTGCTCAAAATTGAAGACTACTCATGCAGAATTTTGTTGAAGAATTGCGATGGAGAGGAATGGTGCACGATGTGATGCCTGAAACCGAAGAGCATCTTACCGAAGCTATGCGCAGCGCTTATATTGGTTTTGATCCCACCGCTGATTCCCTGCACATTGGCAATTTGGTGCCCATCATGTTGTTGGCTCATTTTCAGCGAGCCGGCCACAAGCCTTTTGCTTTAGTAGGAGGCGCTACGGGCATGATTGGAGACCCTTCAGGCAAATCCAGCGAACGCAACTTATTGGATGAGAACACCCTGCGTCATAATCAAGAGGCCGTACGTCAGCAGTTAAGTCGGTTTCTGGATTTTTCATCCGGAGCTCAGAATGAAGCGGTCATGGTGAACAACTACGACTGGATGAAAGAGTTTAGTTTTCTTGATTTTATCAGAGATGTAGGCAAGCACATCACCGTCAATTACATGATGGCTAAAGACTCGGTAAAGAATCGACTGAGCGGAGAGAGTAGTGATGGCATGTCGTTTACCGAATTTACCTATCAGTTGGTACAGGGGTACGATTTCCTTCATCTTTACCGGGAGTACGCCTGTACATTACAGATGGGGGGAAGTGATCAGTGGGGAAATATTACCACGGGTACTGAATTGATTCGCCGTATTGCCGGAGGTAAAGGCTATGCCCTGACCTGTCCCTTGATTACCAAGTCTGACGGAAGCAAGTTTGGCAAAAGTGAAGGGGGTAATGTATGGTTGGATGCCAATCGCACCTCCCCCTATAAATTCTATCAGTATTGGCTGAACACCAGTGATGAGGATGCAGAGAAATACATCAAGATCTTTACTTTTTTAGATCAGCAGGAAATAGAAGCCTTGATACGCAGTCATCGCGAGCAACCCCATCAACGGCAATTACAGAAAAAATTGGCCGAAGAGGTTACCCTGACCGTACACGACCAGGAAGCACTCGATAATGCGGTGAAAGCGTCTGAGATTCTCTTTGGTCGCTCTACGGGTTCTGATCTAAAAACCTTGGATGCAGCTACTTTTTTGGAAATCTTTGAGGGGGTGCCCCAGGCCGAAGTGCCGAAAAGCGTGCTCAACGACGGGGGTATGGACATGATCAGCGCCCTGGCCGATCAAACACAGTTTCTGAAATCCAATGGAGAGGCCCGGCGCGCCTTAAAAGAAAATAGTATTTCAGTGAACAAAGAGAAGGTCAAAGAAGACTTTAGGATCACTGAATCCGACTTGATCAAAGGACAATACGTTCTTTTGCAACGTGGTAAAAAGAACTATTTTATTCTGAAGGTGGTGGATTAAAGAAAATCCCGAGCAGGCGCTTCTTCCTGCCGGGATTTTCCAAACTAACTAACCAATCAATTAAGAAAAAATTTGTCTTAGGATTTAAATTTTACCTGCTCCCACTGCTTATCGGCTTTCGTTTTCAGTTGGTCAGGTCCTTCCGCTATCCAGCTGTTCAGCGTATTGGTTCCCCAGGAATTATAGAATAAATACAATTTACCGTCTCTGATCTCATAGGTTTCCGGATCTACGCTAACTTTCTTTCCCTTGTCAGCAATCGCGTAGGCGCAATACCCACCGTATTGTGGAACGTATTTTTCGGGATCTGCCTTAAATTTTGCCAGGTTTTCAGCATTGGCGAATTTAAATTTTACGCCATCATGGGTAGTGCTGTAGGTAGAACTTCCTTCAAGAGCCTCACCGTCAAAATAGGCGATGACATCATAGCCTTCAGCAACATAGCCGCGCTTTAGGTTGTAATCTGTTTGTTGAGCGGTTACGGTGCTTACCGCAAACAGGATGATCAAAGTGTATAGTGATTTCATAATAAGTTGTTTCTGGCCGTTGAGTCGGACGTCGGTCTCTGAACTTTCAGTCTTAACAGAAGTATAACAATTACAAGGCCATTAAATTGCAGCCGCGAATATCACTGTGGTCAAAGCGACCCAGAACTTCAAAGCTGCCGTCCTCATAGACCCGTCCCAGATCTTGGGTAGCGATAAATGCACAGGAATCTCTATTGGCGAGATCAATGATATTGAGCCCTCCTGTACGTCCCGGTTTTTGTCGGCTTAAGGCGTCTTCCGGATCTCGTGCACTTACTCGCATCCAGGGCGGGGGATGGTAGATGCCTGAACCTTGGCTATAAGCTTGAGAAAGCAACTCTGTCATGCTGTATTCGCTGTGAATTTGATCGAGCTGAAAAGCGTTTTGAAGATGCTGGTGCAATTCTTCTCTGATCATTTCTTTACGCCTGCCTTTCATGCCTCCGGTCTCCATAATGAGCGTATGTCTTAGGGCCATAGGAAATTCAGCAGCCAGATCGAGTAAGGCGAAAGATACCCCGAGGAGTAGCGTGGGTTGACCGGCTGTCTCTAAAGCCTTCAGTTGATTGGCCAGAGACTTTCGATCGTGCAGGTAAAAGCCGCTTGCCGGATGCTGACTTCTCACGATGAGATCCTGTGCCATATAGACTAGCGAAGATCCTTCACGTTCGCCGTAGGCCGGCAGTAAACAGAGTACAGCATAGTTGGTGACCTCCCCGTAGGCCCGCTCAAAGCCCAAGCGGAAGGACCTTTCGTAGGTAGTTAGTGATTTGACAAAATGCTTACTTGTTTGAGCACCCGTGGTGCCGCTACTGGTGAATACCTGCTCTGCAGTTCCCGTAAAGGCCTGTACAGCATGCGATTTAAAAAAAGAAATGGGTAAGTGGGGAATGTCGATACACGATTGAATACGCTTGGGGCCTCGGTTCAAATGATCACAAAATGCACGGTAGACCGGGTTGGCGTCATATTGATACTCAAACAGGTGCATGGCCTGCGCATCAAATTCCCGAGGGGTGAGGGTGCGAAAAGGATTAAAATCGGGATCGAGAGCATTCATGATTAGAAAAGCTAGGGCGCATCAAAGGTAAAATAACCCTGGATTAAAACAGAGAAACAGGGCAATTCTAAGGTTACCTAAATGTTACCACTGCTTCGCCAACGGCTTAAAAAATGGAATTAATAGTATATTTACGTTGTACTTGATGCAATCGCCATGAAAAAGAAAGATATTACAATTCTACTGGTAGACGATGAAGCGGATATTTTGGAAATCGTTGGCTACAATCTCTCTAACGAAGGCTATAATGTCATCACCGCTGAGAATGGAGCGGAAGCCGTTAAAAAAGCTAAAAAACACGTACCCCACCTGATTATTTTGGATGTGATGATGCCGGAAATGGACGGGATTGAGGCCTGTGAGAAGATCCGCCAGAATAAAGCCCTTTCGGAAACCATCATTACCTTCCTGACCGCCCGAGGCGAAGATTATTCACAAGTCGCTGGATTTGAAGCTGGAGCAGACGATTACATCACCAAACCCATCAAACCCAAAGTGTTGCTGAGTAAGGTGAAAGCCTTGCTCCGACGATTAAAGACCAGCGAAGGCAATCAAAATATCGTTAAGATTGGAGATTTGATCATCAACCGGGAAGAGTACAAGATCGTTAAGAATAAAAAAGAAATTGTGTTGCCGCGCAAGGAATTTGAGCTTTTGTCTTTACTGGCCTCCAAGCCCGGTAAGGTCTTTAAGCGGGAGGACATACTGGATCGCGTCTGGGGCAACGAAGTGGTTGTGGGCGGACGGACCATTGATGTACACATCAGAAAATTGAGAGAGAAGCTGGGCGACAAAAGTTTTAAGACGATCAAGGGGGTTGGGTATAAGTTTGTAGCCTAATGGCAGAAGGATTTAAACGTTCCTATAAATTCTCGATCAAATCATCTCTGGTGATCACCTTCTTTGTTGCGCTCCTGACGGGCGTTTTTTTTTGGGTGATTTTTGATTATCTGGATTGGCGACTGGGCTTACTTCCCTTGTTGACCTTTCTCTTCTCCTTCGTCATCATTCAATACCGGGTAGAGCGCTTCATCTACCAACGCATTAAAAAGATTTACGATGATGTTTCTTTGCTCGATGCGGCTTCCCTTCGGCGCGGTCAAATTACCACTGACATGTCGACCCTGACCAAAGAGGTTGAAAAGTTCGCCACGCAAAAGAAGCTCGAAATCGAATCCTTAAAGATCCGAGAAGAATACCGTAAAGAGTTCCTGGGGAATGTGGCTCACGAACTTAAAACGCCCATATTCACAGTTCAAGGCTACATACTGACCTTATTGGACGGAGCGCACAAAGACAAGGCGGTTCGCAAGAAATACCTGCAACGGGCCTCTAAGGGGGTAGACCGATTGCTTTACTTGGTGAATGATCTGGATATGATCTCCAAACTGGAAGTGGGGAATCTCAATTTGAAATACGAATACTTTGATATTGTGGCCCTGATCAGAAACACCTTTGATTTGCTGGAGATGAAAGCAGCCAAAAAAGGCATTGTACTCAAATTTGACAAACCCTACGACTCCATACTCGTCAATGCAGACGAAGAACGAATACAGCAGCTATTGATCAACCTGATTGTCAATTCGATCAAATATGGAAAAAAGGACGGAACTACCGAAGTTAGCGTACAAGATCTCATTCAAAATAAGATCATCGTGCGCGTGACTGATAATGGAGAAGGTATTTCTCAAGAACATCTTTCGCGTCTCTTTGAACGGTTCTATCGCGTGGACAAAAGTGGCTCCCGAAAAGAAGGAGGATCAGGCCTTGGCCTTTCTATTGTGAAGCATATCATTGAGGCGCACGACGAGAAGATTTATGTAGAAAGCGACCTTGGAGTGGGTTCCGAGTTTTCCTTCACCCTCGAAAAGGCGGAAGAACTTCCTTAAATCGGAAGGCTCCTCTTCCGGCTGCGGAAATCCTTTATATACTTTAAGCTTACTCAGTTGCTTTACACTAAAATCTTCTTGATTGCAGCTGGGTAGTATGCCTGCTTTCTGCAGACGTTTGGCCAGATATTCTTGTTCCGGCTGACCCGGAGTGGGAATCAAAAAGGCCTTTTTCTGAAGTTTAGCCAGATCCATCAGCGTCGTATATCCGGAGCGGGCGATAATGATTCGGGTACCGTTAAGAAGGGTTTCCAACTCTTTCGTTTGCATAAAATTGACCAGGGTGAGTGAACCATCGTGCTCCACAGCTTGGGTTTCCTCTACGAGGCCACGCACGATGATGCAGCTTCCATTGTATTTTTTCAATTCGTAGCGTAAGAGCTCTTCCAACTGACTGCGCTGGGGCTCAGGTCCGGATAGTATGGCTGCCACATCATAACCGCTCGAGCCCTCTTGTTTTTGCATTCGCGAAAGCGGCCCTACATAAGCGACCGGAAAGTCCAATCTTTTAGGATGTCCGAGTTTTCCGCTTAAATTCTTGTTGCCGGCATAGTCAGGGACCCAGCATTTGCTAAATTTTTTGATGTACCGCTGATGCAGCGCTGTAGTGAGCATGGTCGTATTTCCGCTCAACACTTGTAATTGATGGGTCAAAAAAACGGTAGGCAACCCGGGATGGTATAAGCCCAGGCGGTTGTCTGAGATGATGCCGTCAATAGCATACTGTTGGACGATCTCTTCAAGCACAAGGTGCTCCTTTTTTATTGCTCCTGCCAGTCGCGGTCCTTGAAGCAGCATTTTCCACTTAAAGAAATAGGCTTTTTTGGCATACTGTACCGAGTAGCCTGGAAGTTGGACACTGATCAATTGTGGAAATTCCTTTTGAAGAAGCGCTAGTGCCTGACCGTCACTACCAAGAATAACCTCATATCCGGAATCTAGCAATTCCTGGATGATGGGAATGCATCGGGTAGCATGACCCAGGCCCCAGTTGAGCACTCCTAACAATATGGTTTTCTTGGATTTCACAACTACAAAAGTCCGATTCTAATAGGTGCTGAAAGTTTCCTTAGCTTTACCAAAATATTAAGTTATACTGTGGGAAGCAAGAATAAATTAAAGCGGTTCAAAGAGAACGAAATCTTCGCCAATGTCATTCAACCCAGTCGCGAAGAATTACTGGAAGGGAAGTTTCCCTACCGCGGAAAATGGAATGAAATGTATTTCAAGAATGACCGGCCTATCGTACTGGAACTGGGGTGCGGGAAAGGGGAATACACCGTAGCCCTGGCTAAAAAATATCCGGAGCGTAACTATATTGGTGTTGACATTAAAGGCGCCCGATTCTGGCGGGGAGCAAAAACCGCCTTGGAGGAGGACATTCATCATGCCGCCTTTTTGAGAACGCAGATCGAACTGATCGATCACGCTTTCGCGAAAGCGGAAGTCTCCGAAATCTGGATCACCTTCCCTGATCCACAAATCAAGTATAAGCGAACCAAACACCGACTCACAAATCATGATTTTCTGCAGAAATACAAGCATATCCTCAAGCCGGATGGACTGGTTCACTTAAAGACCGATTCGGAGTTCATGCACGGCTATACGTTGGGAGTGTTGCATGGTGAAGGCCATGTAATTCATGAAGCCAATCACGATGTGTACAAGAATGAATACTCTCCGGAAGAAGTCACTGGCATTCAGACTTTTTACGAAAAACAGTATCTTGAGCGCGATAAGAAGATCACCTACATTAGGTTTAGCATCAAGTGAATCCCTTGATTTGGAAACAACTAAGCTTTTTTTAATCACCTATTTTGCAGCAGCTTTGGGAGTGGTGCCTCCGGGTCTGGTGAACATGTCTGTGGCTAAGGCCTGCGTCGATCGGGGGAAGAGCAACGGTATTATCGTAGCCATAGGAGCCTCGGTAGTGGTCTTGTTTCAGGCCCTATTGGCCATTCTGTTAGCAAAATATATTTTTAATAATACCTACGTTAGAACCATGCTCCTGCGAACCGGGGTGGTCATCTTCATCATCATGGCCATTTACTTTTTTATCATGGCCAAAAAGAAAAAAGTACGTCAAGTAAAAAAGCCTGCGCACGCCGGTATGAAAAGCTTTGCCAAAGGCCTGATGCTGGGCATCTTAAATGTGCTCCCCATTCCCTTCTTTTGCGCCCTGGGTGGGGTATTAAATGTGAGTGGAAAGGTAGAGTATGACGTGATGGCGATTGGTTTATTCGTGATGGCCGCAGGCTTGGGCACCTTTACCACGCTTTACTTTTACGCCATTTCCTTTGCTCGGGTTCAACGGGAGTCGACCTCCTTCGCTAAATATTCCAATTACTTTATGGCTTGCCTGATGATCGTACTGGTTATCGTTACCCTGATCAGAACCATGTATTTCGAATGAAGGCAGCACACGACAATTTCTTCCAAAAGGTATACGAGGTAGTCAAGATGATTCCTGAAGGTCGGGTGACCTCTTATGGGGCCATAGCGCGCTACCTAGGTGCAGCCGGAAGTGCACGCATGGTGGGTTGGGCCATGAATGGTGCCGGAAAGTACCCGGAAGTTCCCGCCCATCGCGTGGTTAACCGCAAAGGGTTACTCACCGGAAAGCATCATTTCTCCGGAACCAATCTCATGCAGCAACTACTCGAAAATGAAGGGATTGCTGTGGAAGAGGATCAGGTGCAGCAGTTTGAAGTTCACTTTTGGGATCCTCTTACTGAAATTGGGTCACACGGACTGACATAAACTTCCCTTTAAAGCAGTCGCTTTTTTCTTCTATTGCCCCATCAACATTATTGATTTAGACGTTTTAAGGTTCGTGGTTCAAGCCCTATCTTTGTACTTTAGAATTAATCTAAATACTTAGGAAGCGGAGTGCATGAAAATGATTAAGAAAGACATCCTAAAAGCCCTGGAAACCATCTCAGTTCCGGGTGAAGGAGAGAATATGGTAGCGAGTGGAGCAGTGACCAATGTGGTTACTTTTGGAGATGAGGTCATCGTAGATGTGACCATCAACAATCCGTCGTTGCAAGCTAAAAAGAAAACCGAATCTGAAATCACACGCGTCGTCCAGGAACAGGTTGCTGCAGAGGCGGAAGTCAAAGTCAATCTAAAGGTCAACGCGCCCGCAGCATCCGGCAAGAACGAGATCAAAGGAAAACCCATTCCGGGGATCAAGAATATTGTGGCTGTAGCTTCAGGGAAAGGTGGTGTTGGGAAGAGTACAGTAACGGCTAATCTTGGAGTCACCCTGGCCAAAATGGGCTTTAAAGTTGGGATTCTGGATGCAGATATTTACGGACCTTCCATTCCTTTAATGTTTGACGTGGCTTACGAGCGTCCTTTATCGGTGCAGGTCGATGGCAAATCAAAAATGAAGCCGGTCGAAAATTATGGGGTCAAAGTATTATCTATCGGATTTTTCACCAAACCAGACCAAGCTGTAATCTGGCGTGGACCCATGGCTGCCAAGGCGCTGAATCAAATGATTTTTGATGCGGCCTGGGGAGAATTAGATTTTCTACTCATCGATTTGCCACCGGGGACCGGAGACATTCACTTGAGTATTATGCAGGCTTTGCCCATCACCGGAGCGGTGGTGGTCAGTACGCCCCAGCCTGTGGCTTTGGCTGACGCCAAAAAAGGGGTGGCCATGTTCCAGCAAGAGAGCATCAACGTTCCCGTATTGGGAATAGTTGAGAACATGTCATACTTCACTCCGGCTGAATTGCCAGATCATAAGTATTATATTTTTGGACAGGAAGGAGCTCAGCATTTAGCCAATGACCTGGCGGTTCGTTTTCTGGGGGAATTGCCCCTGGTACAAAGTATTCGTGAGGCTGGCGACGTAGGACGTCCTGCAGCATTGCAGACCGCTACTCCTCTTGAGGAAGCTTTTGAGATGCTTACGCGAAATATCGTCGAGGAAACTGTAAAACGAAACACGGAATTACCGCCTACCGAAGCCATTCAGATCACCACCATGGCTGGATGTAGTGCTGTTAAAAAGTGAGTATGACTACACAAGAATTACAACAGAAAGTAGAGTTTGCCCTGGACGAGATCCGTCCCTTTTTGCAGAGTGACGGCGGAGACATCTCTTTGTTGGCCATTGAAGACGGAAAAACTGTGAAAGTACAATTGCAAGGGGCTTGTGTGGGGTGTACGGTCAATCAAATGACCCTGAAAAGCGGAGTGGAAATGACCATAAAAAAATACGCTCCTCAAATTGAAGAAGTCATCAACGTGGTCGCCTGATCTGGGCTAGCAATGTGCTTGAAGAAGAAATTGAAAAATTCATGATTAAGACAGATATACTGATAATTGGTGCGGGCCCCACGGGGCTTTTTGCCGTTTTTGAAGCCGGACTACTGAAATTGAAATGCCATTTGATTGATGCACTGCCACAGGCCGGCGGGCAGTGCTCGGAGATCTATCCTAAGAAACCCATTTACGACATCCCTGGATTCCCCGAAGTCTTGGCCGGAGACCTGGTGGACAATCTGATGGAGCAGATCAAACCCTTCAGTCCAGGTTTTACCCTGGGGGAACGGGCCGAAACTATTGAAAAGCAGGAAGACGGCAGTTTTATCGTAACCACTAATAAGGGGACACAGCACCAGGCTCCAGTAGTGGCTATTGCCGGAGGCTTAGGTTCCTTCGAACCCCGTAAACCCTTGATCGATGCTCTCGAGCAATTTGAAGATAAAGGAGTGGCTTATTTCATTAAGGATCCG includes:
- a CDS encoding YHS domain-containing (seleno)protein, which gives rise to MKSLYTLIILFAVSTVTAQQTDYNLKRGYVAEGYDVIAYFDGEALEGSSTYSTTHDGVKFKFANAENLAKFKADPEKYVPQYGGYCAYAIADKGKKVSVDPETYEIRDGKLYLFYNSWGTNTLNSWIAEGPDQLKTKADKQWEQVKFKS
- a CDS encoding DUF4296 domain-containing protein — encoded protein: MRYLVVILMLWAILGCQDTEQIEKPKDLIAQPLMEDILYDIALISGARTLSVSQLKRTGIKPDSIIYAKYGVDSLQLANSMNYYAVDFDLYTAMNQEVERRLALERKTLDSILERMKQERDSLRAFRLQPKEQVDQFRDSLRLQEDANEGLLEQSPTSILDSTGI
- the tyrS gene encoding tyrosine--tRNA ligase codes for the protein MQNFVEELRWRGMVHDVMPETEEHLTEAMRSAYIGFDPTADSLHIGNLVPIMLLAHFQRAGHKPFALVGGATGMIGDPSGKSSERNLLDENTLRHNQEAVRQQLSRFLDFSSGAQNEAVMVNNYDWMKEFSFLDFIRDVGKHITVNYMMAKDSVKNRLSGESSDGMSFTEFTYQLVQGYDFLHLYREYACTLQMGGSDQWGNITTGTELIRRIAGGKGYALTCPLITKSDGSKFGKSEGGNVWLDANRTSPYKFYQYWLNTSDEDAEKYIKIFTFLDQQEIEALIRSHREQPHQRQLQKKLAEEVTLTVHDQEALDNAVKASEILFGRSTGSDLKTLDAATFLEIFEGVPQAEVPKSVLNDGGMDMISALADQTQFLKSNGEARRALKENSISVNKEKVKEDFRITESDLIKGQYVLLQRGKKNYFILKVVD
- a CDS encoding NAD-dependent epimerase/dehydratase family protein, whose protein sequence is MILVTGGTGLVGAHLLLALTQGASKIRAIYRTEQSIAKTRRLFAFAKAESRFEKIEWIASDLFDLPALDTAFQGVSQVYHSAGLISFDPADYHALRKTNIEGTANMVNLALAHQVDKFAYVSSVAALGDPVEGRIINEDTPWDPDRKHHDYAISKYGGELEVWRGTQEGLDAVIINPGGILGEGFYRAGSGAYFRLAAMQLPYYPTGTTGFVDVKDVVQILITLMTGPIKNEAFVVVAANANHRDVLTQIAKQLEVKAPRKPLRKWMFLLFLIFDTLRHVLTRKRRRVFLTTYTSMTSRELYDAGKSETLIPFQYTALERTLERVCSDFKSYAR
- a CDS encoding dihydroorotase, with protein sequence MGTLLIKDVQIVNEGKIKQGDVLIEDDRIVQIDSSISAKNSNVQIIDAEGQHLIPGIIDDQVHFREPGLTHKANIATESAAAVAGGITSFLEMPNTDPQTTTVEKLEEKFAMAQASSYANYSFLFGGTNDNLDEILKLDKKQVAGLKLFLGSSTGDMLVDDPKVLEKIFSSTDFVIAVHCEDEATIKANLEEYKARYGDDIPMACHPEIRSAEACYLSSSQAIALAKKTGARLHVFHISTAAETKLFDNKKPLKDKKITAEVCIHHLWFSDEDYQEKGSLIKWNPAVKTAQDREALWKALLDDRFDVIATDHAPHTLEEKKQVYTQAPSGGPLVQHALPAMLEMHHRGKISLEKIVEKMCHNPAILFDIEKRGYIREGYKADLVLVDLNNPWAVQPGNILYKCGWSPFQGTTFKSRVTHTFVNGRLAYKNFKVTDQRFAERLTFDR
- a CDS encoding DUF4271 domain-containing protein, with translation MSCLVLATTAKLINDLRFIEFSQLIVSDKYLLVSLKDFSLTHPFQMVLFILQIISVSLFILFAIETLRPEVVMNKAALYLQIIAFYCILVLGKFFFEKIVGTLFQLESVFEKYHFFKLSYRNYTGLILIPINAYFCYVGLPGKSLMLALIGALVIFHLISLFYVWKRFEQMISQHLFYFILYLCALEIAPYLLLYKWFA